A single genomic interval of Eurosta solidaginis isolate ZX-2024a chromosome 3, ASM4086904v1, whole genome shotgun sequence harbors:
- the LOC137245875 gene encoding all trans-polyprenyl-diphosphate synthase PDSS2-like, whose product MVKNSGIMRWKMLVGTTSTRLNRAVSEAERIVGYPTSFLSLRWLLSDEIANVALRLRKLVGSNHPLLETAKHLLYNGKNTMQAWGLIVLLISKAAGHAANIPDIEQDKSAGVLHSQRALAEVTEMIRISHLVHNSLVNLQPSSEAGKDKASYEDMAFGNKIGLLTGDYLLGHSSAELANLRNQEVVELISSAIRDFSEAQFIGERDEQNNPLPSLILFNCEKDHSAEQFVIINVKKSYFCVRKYMLIDLPLESYTND is encoded by the exons atggttaaaaattcTGGAATAATGCGTTGGAAAATGTTGGTTGGCACAACATCGACGC gactcaaTCGGGCTGTTAGCGAGGCAGAACGTATTGTTGGGTACCCCACCTCATTTTTAAGTCTACGTTGGCTGCTCAGCGATGAAATTGCCAATGTTGCATTACGTTTGCGCAAATTGGTAGGCAGCAATCACCCACTACTCGAGACGGCAAA aCATTTACTTTACAATGGTAAGAATACAATGCAGGCTTGGGGTCTAATCGTGCTACTGATCTCGAAAGCTGCTGGTCATGCAGCCAATATACCAGATATAGAACAGGATAAAAGTGCTGGTGTATTGCATTCACAACGCGCATTAGCTGAAGTAACAGAAATGATACGTATTTCGCATTTAGTACACAAT AGTTTAGTAAATTTGCAACCATCCTCAGAAGCAGGAAAGGATAAAGCTTCATATGAAGATATGGCATTTGGCAATAAAATCGGTTTACTCACTGGTGATTATTTGCTTGGTCACTCCAGCGCTGAATTGGCTAATTTACGCAATCAAGAAGTTGTTGAATTAATTTCATCCGCCATACGTGATTTTAGCGAAGCACAATTTATAGGCGAACGTGATGAGCAGAATAATCCATTGCCTT ccttgattctttttaattgcgagaaggatcattcggcagaacaatttgtgatcattaatgttaaaaagagctatttctgtgttagaaAATACATGCtgattgatcttccattagaatcttatacaaatgactaa
- the ave gene encoding protein aveugle, whose protein sequence is MVEETTQSSRPRMKTARPKSVCAWSVTDVRKWYMRHCGEYPQYLELFSKHEITGRALLRINDYSLQRMGISDNGDREAIFREILKQRLKTDIMEIRDMEREINTYYNTR, encoded by the exons ATGGTTGAAGAAACAACACAGAGCAGCCGGCCACGCATGAAGACGGCACGGCCCAAATCGGTTTGTGCATGGTCTGTCACCGATGTGCGAAAATGGTATATGAGGCATTGCGGCGAGTATCCACAATATTTGGAACTCTTCTCAAAG CATGAAATCACAGGCCGCGCACTTCTGCGCATCAATGATTATTCACTACAAAGAATGGGCATCAGTGACAATGGTGATCGTGAAGCAATTTTTCGTGAGATATTGAAACAACGACTCAAAACCGATATTATGGAAATACGTGATATGGAACGTGAAATAAATACATATTACAATACtagataa